The region CCGCGGAATTTTACCACGCGTACATGCACATCATTCCGGGCGATTTGTTGCAGCAATTCGAATGTCCGGTCGGTGCTGCCGTCGTCGACAATAACGATCTCATAGCTTTTGCCCCATGCCTGCATCGCCGCGCTGATCGCGCGGTGCAGCAGCGGCACGTTCTCTTCCTCATTCATTACCGGAATGACAATGCTGCAATAGATTTTTTCAGTGGTTTTTGCCATTGCGAAATTCCGGTTGCTCGAGATCGATGCTATTGAGATCCAATGGCTGCGTTTTTATCTCAGCCCGTTGGTGTGTTTCCAGATCAGAGGTTTCTGCCTCGCGGCGTAATTGATCAATTTCAGGAGCCAATGAACGCGCTGTTGCAAGCATGCTCGGTAATGCCGGCATGGAATTCCTGGTTGCCGGGCGCCGTGTGAATGCGCCATAAAATTTTAGTGTGCGCACAAACGCTGCGATGGGCAACATGATCGCCAACTCGAACAAGGCCACGCGCAGGTTGGCGGGATGAAAAAGCGATGCAAAAAAATCTCGTGACGAATCGGATTTGTGCACGGCGCCGAAAATATCCCACGAAATATCGTAGAATTGCATGCTCAACGGCCAGAGCAACGTCATGCCGTAAGGCGGCGCGCTGTCGACGGTGAACAGATCGAGGAGAAGATGCGAACTCACCGCTGTGAAGAACAGCAAAAAATAGGGCAAAAATCTCCCGCGTTTGCGCCAGTAGAAAAGGCCGCCCAACGCGCCGACAATCGCCGCAAAGCCCAAGCTGTGCGTCTGATAATGATGGTAACGATTCGGTTCGCCGACGAGATAGCCGGGCAGAAAATCGATGTCCGGCAAATTGGCCAGAACCATCAATATCAAAACATCCAGCCAAAAACTTCTTGTCAAGCGCAACGATGCGCCTTCAGCGATGGTGTATCCCATGAGCGAATGGGCAAACGGCAGAGGCATGTTCGGATTCCTAATTCTTCGTTGCTGATCGTTGGTCGTTGGTTGCTTCGTCGTGATCGCCATAACGCAGGCGCCGGTAGCGCGCCCGCCAATCATTCAATCTTTTGCTCTCCGAGGCCTTTTCATAAACGCCTTCAAAAAAAGCCGCGCGTGCGGCAGCAAAACGATCATGAAAAATCTTGATATGGCAATTGCGCTTGGCCTGGCCGTTCCATTTGAACTTGTAGGGTTCGTCGCCACGCGACAGATCAAGCTCGCTCCAGCGGTTTTGAATACAATCTTCAATGGCCATGCCCAGCAGCACGTTGCCGGCGCTGAACTTGTGAAATTGCGGCGCATGCGCATAGGTGTCGCCGTAATATTTACCGTTGCTCACATAGCCCGCGAGTCCGGCGGCAGGCTGGCCGTCGGCATAGAGCAGGTAAAGACGATAATCACCGCGATGCGAGAGGCGCCGGCAGACTTCTTCCTCAAATTTAAAGACGCTTTCTTCCGCAAATCGCCCCGCGCCTTTTTCTTGCTGCCAGCGCGCTTGATAGATTGTCACGAGATCGCGAAAGCCATCAAACACGGCCGAAGAGTTTGTAAAAATCTTAAACTCTGTTTTGAAGGTTTTATCCAAAAACCGGCGATCATAGCCGACATCTTTGCGCGTGCGCTTGCTCAACGTCTGTAAAAAACTTTCCCAATCCGTAGTCAGTGGAATGCTCACGCAGATACGTTGATGTTCCACGCCAAAAAGCGGAAACGCGTCGCGCATTTGCTGGAAAAGATGCGGAAGATTCGTTGAGTTTTCCGGGACATCCTTAAGCTCAACCAACCGCCAGTTCTCATTACCGCTTTTCAAATACTCCCGAACTTCGCGAAAAAAAAACGCCTCGCGCCCGGCGGAGATGATGAAGTCGAGATAATCACCGCGTTTTTGCCCGATGAAGCCGAGATGCCGCAACGGAAAGCCATAAAACTTCTTGCGGAGATAAAATGGCGCGATACCGACAAGCTTATCGTCTTCGTGAACCAGCAAAAGGCGCAAGGAATCCTCGTCGCCAAAATTTTTCCACCACGCAAAATTCCATTCCCAGGATTGAAACGGCGTGTGATTGGGATTGCTGCGATAAAGCGCATCCCAAGCGGATTGCAGGCTTTCGAACTCGGAGGTGGTTGTGACGACGCGTAATGACATTTTAATGTTTCATGCAATTTATTGGATCAGGCCATTTCAAGTGAATCTTTTTCAAGTGCGATAAAAATTGAATGTTCAAAAAGATTCTTCTCAAATAGCAGACGGCAAGCTAGACAAAATCAGGTTGAAATCAGCTCGGCTGCCCGATGCGTCGATTCCACCACGGCTTTGATCAACGTGACGCGCAAGCCGCCTTCTTCCAATTT is a window of Cytophagia bacterium CHB2 DNA encoding:
- a CDS encoding metal-dependent hydrolase, yielding MIGGRATGACVMAITTKQPTTNDQQRRIRNPNMPLPFAHSLMGYTIAEGASLRLTRSFWLDVLILMVLANLPDIDFLPGYLVGEPNRYHHYQTHSLGFAAIVGALGGLFYWRKRGRFLPYFLLFFTAVSSHLLLDLFTVDSAPPYGMTLLWPLSMQFYDISWDIFGAVHKSDSSRDFFASLFHPANLRVALFELAIMLPIAAFVRTLKFYGAFTRRPATRNSMPALPSMLATARSLAPEIDQLRREAETSDLETHQRAEIKTQPLDLNSIDLEQPEFRNGKNH
- a CDS encoding GNAT family N-acetyltransferase, which translates into the protein MSLRVVTTTSEFESLQSAWDALYRSNPNHTPFQSWEWNFAWWKNFGDEDSLRLLLVHEDDKLVGIAPFYLRKKFYGFPLRHLGFIGQKRGDYLDFIISAGREAFFFREVREYLKSGNENWRLVELKDVPENSTNLPHLFQQMRDAFPLFGVEHQRICVSIPLTTDWESFLQTLSKRTRKDVGYDRRFLDKTFKTEFKIFTNSSAVFDGFRDLVTIYQARWQQEKGAGRFAEESVFKFEEEVCRRLSHRGDYRLYLLYADGQPAAGLAGYVSNGKYYGDTYAHAPQFHKFSAGNVLLGMAIEDCIQNRWSELDLSRGDEPYKFKWNGQAKRNCHIKIFHDRFAAARAAFFEGVYEKASESKRLNDWRARYRRLRYGDHDEATNDQRSATKN